A single genomic interval of Schistocerca americana isolate TAMUIC-IGC-003095 chromosome 2, iqSchAmer2.1, whole genome shotgun sequence harbors:
- the LOC124590291 gene encoding major royal jelly protein 5: MKLLLVVVAACVAAAAGNPTSEATKPVVWTGGEFNWPCSSTKKIFQQTGRYISKNVIATRTAIYKDDAILALPRFKQGIPVTLARVSLKSRGSQAVLDPFPCWSLQEEGNCKALQSVVDLFLDAQDILWVLDVGIVNTLETPVRRCPPKIVAINVKTGKVVKVIDLSGLVCSASRLQYLVVDYSADGRCFVYVSDAATRAILVYDVTGSRGYRVVLPKAVSHGCARRDVLYLALVRKPCGTTILFFTYLSSSRLFAIKTEYLRRGSASGRVQDVGVKPGKLVILGTDNGRAIFFRFEAQSEIYRWDSDTAFKRENLVLVYRSGTCELATHVAADYKRGRMRVLESNFPDYVQGTVGCGPNHALSLMQGCH, translated from the coding sequence ATGAAGCTACTGCTGGTGGTGGTGGCTGCGTGCGTGGCCGCGGCAGCCGGCAACCCGACGTCCGAGGCAACCAAGCCCGTCGTCTGGACTGGCGGCGAGTTCAACTGGCCGTGCTCCTCGACCAAGAAGATCTTCCAGCAGACGGGCCGCTACATCTCCAAGAACGTGATCGCGACGCGCACAGCCATCTACAAGGACGACGCCATCCTGGCGCTGCCGCGCTTCAAGCAGGGCATCCCAGTCACGCTGGCCCGCGTCTCGCTCAAGAGCCGCGGCAGCCAGGCCGTGCTCGACCCCTTCCCCTGCTGGAGCCTCCAGGAAGAGGGCAACTGCAAGGCCCTCCAGTCCGTCGTCGACCTGTTCCTCGACGCGCAGGACATCCTCTGGGTGCTCGACGTCGGCATCGTCAACACGCTGGAGACTCCGGTGCGCCGCTGCCCGCCCAAGATCGTCGCCATCAACGTGAAGACCGGCAAGGTGGTGAAGGTGATCGACCTGTCGGGGCTGGTGTGCTCGGCCAGCCGGCTGCAGTACCTGGTGGTGGACTACTCCGCCGACGGCCGCTGCTTCGTGTACGTGAGCGACGCCGCCACGCGCGCCATCCTGGTCTACGACGTGACCGGCAGTCGTGGCTACCGCGTGGTGCTCCCCAAGGCCGTGAGCCACGGCTGCGCGCGCCGTGACGTGCTGTACCTGGCGCTGGTGCGCAAACCCTGCGGCACCACCATCCTCTTCTTCACCtacctgtcctccagccggctctTCGCCATCAAGACCGAGTACCTGCGCCGCGGGTCTGCCTCCGGGCGCGTCCAGGACGTCGGTGTCAAGCCGGGCAAGCTGGTCATCCTGGGGACGGACAACGGACGCGCCATCTTCTTCCGCTTCGAGGCGCAGAGCGAGATCTACAGGTGGGACTCGGACACGGCGTTCAAGCGCGAGAACCTGGTGCTGGTGTACCGGTCGGGCACCTGCGAGCTGGCCACTCACGTCGCGGCCGACTACAAGCGCGGGCGCATGCGCGTTCTGGAGAGCAACTTCCCGGACTACGTGCAGGGCACCGTCGGCTGCGGGCCCAACCACGCCCTCTCCCTCATGCAGGGCTGCCACTAA